The genomic DNA TAGGCTGGTGGCTTTTCCGCCAAAAGCTTGAGGGCTCCGGCAGGGGCTAGCCGGGCAGATGCCTGGGCCGGCAGGTATCTTTGTACAGTATCGACTATGGAAAATTTTGTTGTTTCGGCCCGCAAGTACCGTCCGGCCACGTTTCGGAGCGTGGTGGGGCAGCAGCACGTCACTACCACCCTGCAAAACGCCATTCAGAGCCAGCACTTAGCGCAGGCGTTTCTGTTTTGCGGGCCGCGGGGCGTGGGCAAAACTACGTGTGCCCGCATCCTGGCCAAAACCATTAACTGCACCAACCTCACGCCCGAGGCGGAAGCCTGCGGCGTGTGTACGTCGTGCGTAGCGTTTCAGGAAAACGCCTCCTTCAACGTGCACGAGCTGGACGCGGCGTCGAATAACTCGGTGGAGGACATTCGCTCGCTGGTGGAGCAGGTGCGCTACGCGCCGCAGCAAGGTCGGTTCAAGATTTATATTATTGACGAGGTGCACATGCTCTCGAACGCGGCCTTCAACGCCTTTTTGAAGACGCTGGAAGAACCGCCGAGCTACGCAATTTTTATCCTGGCCACCACCGAGCGCCACAAGATTATCCCCACCATCCTGTCGCGCTGCCAGATTTTTGACTTTAATCGTATTAAGGTCGAGGACATAAGGGGGCATTTGCGCTATGTAGCTAACAGCGAGCACGTAACGGCCGACGACGACGCGCTGCACCTGCTGGCCCAAAAGGCCGACGGCGGCCTGCGCGACGCGCTCTCGATGTTTGACCAGCAGGTAACGTTTGCTGGCAACAACCTGACGTACAAGGAAGTAGTGCAGAACCTGCACATTCTGGATTATGACTATTATTTCCGGCTGGTGGAGGCGCTGCTGGGCGAAAACCTGTCGGCTGCGCTGCTGCTGCTCGATTCGGTGATGCAGCAAGGGTTTGATTTACATAACTTTGTAGTGGGCACGGCCGAGCACCTGCGCGGGCTGCTGGTGTGCAAAGACCCCGTGACGGTGCAGCTGCTGGAGGTGTCGGAGGGCATTCGGCAGCAGTACGTGCGCCAGGCCCAGGCCGCGCCGCTGCCCTTTCTGCTCTCGGCCCTGAACCTGATGAGCCAGTGCGACCGCGAGTTCAAGCAGGCCAAAAACCAGCGCCTGCACGTGGAGCTGGCGCTCATGAAGCTGGCGTATCTCAATGGGGCCGTGCAGTTTGTGCGCGACCTCACCCCGGCCGGCAACCAAAGGTCAGCGCCAGCTAACGGCGAGGCTAAAAAAAAAACTAGCAGCTTAGCGGCGGCTCCTACCCCCCCCCTGCCCGCCCAAGCTGCGCCACCCGCCACACCCGTTGCGGAGCCCGAAACCAACGCTCCCGCCGACGGTCCCGAGCCGCTACCCGTCGAAAACGGCGTGCGGGAATTGCACCCTACCCCCAGCATTGAGCCCGAAGCCGCGGCACCCGTGACCGAGCGCCACCAGGTGCGCGACACGTTGCCGCACGTGGAAACCGGCCGACCCAGCATGCAGGGTCTGGAGCCCAATCACCGGCCCACCGACGTGCCGCCCGGCCTCGTGGCCGAGCCGGCCGTCGCCCGCCCCGCCCCGGTCCCTACCCTCCCCAAGCTACCCAGCCTCGCTAGTCGCCTGCCTGGCCTGCGCGACGTGAGCGCGCCCACTGCCCCGGTTGCCCCAGCTCAGAAACCAGAAACCAGAACCCAGGAACCAGCCGCCCCGACCGGCCCGCTGCCGCCCATCGCGCCCGAGCTGCTGCAAGCCGTGTGGCAGCAGCTGGCCGACGAGCGCCGCGCCCAGGAAAAGATGAGCGACTATATGGTGCTGAACCGCGCCGTGGCGGCTGACGCGGGCCACGTTATTACCCTTATTGTGGACAATCCGGTGCAGGTGGTGCAGTTCAACGACTTTCGGGCCGAGTTTATGGCCGAGCTGCGGCGGCGCACCGGCCACCCCGGCCTCACGGTGCAAACCGAGGTGACCACCGCCGCGCCCACCGGCCGCAAGCTCTACACCTCGAATGACAAGTTTGCCTACCTGGCCGAAAAGTATCCGGCCTTGCAGGAAATGAAGCAGCGGCTGGGGCTGGATGCGGACTTTTAGGGAGGTAAGGAATTCGGGATGAGGGATTTCAACAAAATAACCTGGAGTCAATTCCTCCTTTTTCCCTCCAAATACCTGCTTCTTTTAGTAGTAAGCTGCCGCCCTACCCCCCCGCCGCTGCGCGTAAGCTTTGTGGGCGACGTGTTGCTGGCC from Hymenobacter psoromatis includes the following:
- a CDS encoding DNA polymerase III subunit gamma/tau, translating into MENFVVSARKYRPATFRSVVGQQHVTTTLQNAIQSQHLAQAFLFCGPRGVGKTTCARILAKTINCTNLTPEAEACGVCTSCVAFQENASFNVHELDAASNNSVEDIRSLVEQVRYAPQQGRFKIYIIDEVHMLSNAAFNAFLKTLEEPPSYAIFILATTERHKIIPTILSRCQIFDFNRIKVEDIRGHLRYVANSEHVTADDDALHLLAQKADGGLRDALSMFDQQVTFAGNNLTYKEVVQNLHILDYDYYFRLVEALLGENLSAALLLLDSVMQQGFDLHNFVVGTAEHLRGLLVCKDPVTVQLLEVSEGIRQQYVRQAQAAPLPFLLSALNLMSQCDREFKQAKNQRLHVELALMKLAYLNGAVQFVRDLTPAGNQRSAPANGEAKKKTSSLAAAPTPPLPAQAAPPATPVAEPETNAPADGPEPLPVENGVRELHPTPSIEPEAAAPVTERHQVRDTLPHVETGRPSMQGLEPNHRPTDVPPGLVAEPAVARPAPVPTLPKLPSLASRLPGLRDVSAPTAPVAPAQKPETRTQEPAAPTGPLPPIAPELLQAVWQQLADERRAQEKMSDYMVLNRAVAADAGHVITLIVDNPVQVVQFNDFRAEFMAELRRRTGHPGLTVQTEVTTAAPTGRKLYTSNDKFAYLAEKYPALQEMKQRLGLDADF